GTAGGACCTTTAACAATACCCTGCCAGCAGGAGAAGACCTAGGTCAGAGGTTTGGTGCTCTAGCTTACCCGGGAATGGTCTGCATGTGAGCGATGGTGTCTGGAAGCGGCATACCATGGGTCTCGGGCAGCAAGAGACTCAGCAACCCAGACAGTGCCGTGAGGCTCCCCATTAGAATATATGGCAGTGACTTGGAATAGCCTCCTGTGTCACAGCAACGGTACATAGGACCCTTGTTCAGTTAGATCAGCAAAACAattcaatgaaaaaaaatcattaaGGGACTTGAAGACTTTCTTCTGCCTGTATACtatggatataaaatgtctacacacccatgttaaaataacgggttcatgtgatgtaaaagaatgagacaaagataaatcatgtcagaactttttccacctttaatgtgacctataatgtgaacaattcaattgaaaaacaaactgaaatctttgagagggaaataaaaatctcacaataacctggttgcataagtgtgcacacccttaaactaatacattgttcaagcaccttttgattttattacagcactcagtctttttgggtaggagtctattagcatggcacatcttgatgtggcaatatttgcccactcttctttgcaaaagcactccaaatctgtcagattgcgaggacatatCCTGTGTACagcagatcaccccacagatgttcaattggattcaggtcggggctctggctgggccattccaaaacgttaatctccttctggtgaagccatgcttttgtggatttggatttgtgctttgggtcgttgtcgtgcagAAAGTAGAACTTCCCcatcatctttctaacggacgcctggaggttttgtgccaaaattgcttggtatttggaactgttcataattccctccaccctgactaagtccccggttccagctgaagaacaacagccccaaagcgtgatgctgccaccaccatgcttcacgttgggtatggtgttctttgggtgacgtgcagtgttgtttttgcaccaaacataccttttggaattatggccaaaaagttcaaccttggtttcatcagaccaaaacatattttcccaagtgcttttgggagacttgatgtttgtttttgcaaacttcagctgggcttggatgtgtttctttgtaagaaaaggctacTGTCTTGCCACCataccccattcatatgaagaatacgggagattgttgtcatgtagcacacagccagtacttgccagaaatcccTGCAGATCCTTTAATGTtcctgtaggcctcttggaaggctccctgaccagttttcttctcgtacTTTCATAAAATTTCatccagtttgtttttcaattgaattgctcacattataggtcacaaaagttctaacatgatttatctttgtctaattcttttacatcacaaacacctggcattttaacaggggtgtgtaaactttatatccactgtataatggACAGAATGGATTTAAACTATATTTGTTGAGAAACTACATGGTGACAAGCAGTAATTGCTGTTTGTACTTGGTGTGTATCTagagaaaagacagaagcatgatgggtagtcagtcagtttgAGGTGGTGCAGATCATGTAGAACTGCTGTCAGACTTGCTGTTGCTTCATTACAAAAAAATTCAACACAAAATAAGCTCATTTCGAGCAAAACTGTTTtttataagaaaatagaaaaatggaaaaaaagacGAAGGAatgacaggtacacacacaaaacacgaTTGATCTGCAGTGGTCATGCATTTATGTCAGATTAGAGACCAACGCACCCAGATAGATGAAGTATGGTGCAGAGATGCTCCCCACTCTGGAGGCCATTGAGCAGGCCCCTACAGCTGTGTTCCTCACCACAGTCGGGTAGAGCTCAGCGGTGTAAGCATACACAATGGAAAAGGCAGCAGTGACACCGAACTTTCCCAGCATCTCCAGTGCAATGGACACAGAGCTCAGTTCTGCCAAAGACAACAGTGGGGCATTGAAGATCATACACGTAAAGTACATTGTTAAAGCAAGATGCATTTGCAGTTTCCAAACCCTATTGTTGATTCTTGTTGGTTTTCAAATCTATATTTCTTCACAGTTCACAACACCTTTTAAAAAAGGTgactcataaaaaaataaatacattcataaatacactcacctaaaggattattagaaacacctgttcaatttctcatgaatgcaattatctaatcaaccaaacacatggcagttgcttcaatgcatttaggggtgtggtcctggtcaagacaatctcctgaactccaaactgaatgtcagaatgggaaagaaaggtgatttaagcaattttgagcgtggcatggttgttggtgccagacgggccagtctgagtatttcacaatctgctcagttactgggattttcacgcacaaccatttctagggtttacaaagaatggtgtggaaagggaaaaacatccagtgtgcggcagtcctgtgggcgaaaatgccttgtttgatgctagaggtcagaggagaatgggccgactgattcaagctgatagaagagcaactttgaaataaccactcgttacaaccgaggtatgcagcaaagcatttgtgaagccacaacatgcacaaccttgaggcagatgggctacaacagcagaagaccccaccgggtaccactcatctccactacaaataggaaaaagaggctacaatttgcacgagctcaccaaaattggacagtttaagactggaagaatgttgcctggtctgatgagtctcgatttctgttgagacattcagatggtagagtcggaatgagaacatggcgtaaacagaatgagaacatggatccatcatgccttgttaccactgtgcaggctggtggtggttgtgtaatggtgtatgggatgttttcttggtatactttaggccccttagtgccaattggtcatcatttaaatgccacggcctacctgagcattgtttctgaccatgtccatccctttatgaccaccatgtacccatcctctaatggctacttccagcaggataatgcaccatgtcacaaagctcgaatcatttcaaattggtttcttgaaaatgacaatgagttcactgtactgaaattgcccccacagtcaccagatctcaacccaatagagcatctttgggatgtggtggaacgggagcttcgtgccctggatgtgcatcccacaaatctccatcaactgcaagatgctatcctatcaatatgggccaacatttccaaagaatgctttcagcaccttgttgaatcaatgccatgtagaattaaggcagttctgaaggcggaagggggtcaaacacagtattagtatggtgttcttaataatcctttaggtgagtgtatgtccacCTTGGTTAGTCTTACTTGGTGGTATGAGGTTCACGAGGAGCAGCACCAGCCCACCCAGAATCAGGGTGAAAAAAAGTGAGCGGCGCCGGGGGCAGTAGCGGAACATGAGCCAAGCCATGGTGTAGGCAGGGACCTCAGTAGCTGCTGACAGAAAACAGTTGAGATAGGAGCTACCAGCCAGGTTGGATGTGTTCAGTGACAAAGCAAAGTACCCGATGGATAGAATGGCCCTAAGGAGACAAGCATAGGTAGCATCCATCATTGtcagcatcccaaatggcaccgaATTCTAGATCCAGGATCCATAGCACTCAAGTCAGGGATGGCCTTTGGAAGTGACAATCCACACACAGAATGAAACCCTCTATGATAATGGGGCAGGGAATGAAACCCTCTATGATAATGGGGCAGGGAATGAAACCCTCTATGATATTGGTGCAGGGAATTAAATCATCTATGATAATGGTGCAGGGAATGGAAACCTCCATGATAATGGTGCAGGGAATGGAAACCTCCATGATAATGGTGCAGGGAAATAAATCCTTTATCATAATAGTCCATGGAATGAAACCCTTTTTCATAAGAGCAGGAAATGAAAGCACTTTTGTTTAGCTCCTTGTTCGAGTATTCTGACTaatgacatttattataaacatcACAGAAATACTTTAAACAGAGGTTacaatgaaagagagaaaagagactaTTCTTGCATTGTGGAAGTGTTAACGAATGCAGCCTGTATCTGGGTCTCTGGGCCAGCTGGCTGATATGTTTGTTATTGATGATACAGGGTGTAAGGAGCCTGGAGGAGACTCACCAGACCAGCCACAGGGTGATGGACACCCAGCGGATGTTGCTCGACTTCAGCAGATCACAGATGCTGTGGGCCTCCAACTGTGTGGACTTTTGCTCGGTCTAAAGTACAGTATGACACGTCTCACAAAAAAGGCATGCTTAATTGTTTGCAATTAGTAGGGATTTAGGTTAAGCTTAGCCATGAGTGGCAAGGGagaattacaaaataatgttattcATTAACCCTCtgtgtggacagagaggaaacaCAATCCATAAGAGAAGTAACCAGGGCCTATGTTTCCATAATGTGAATACTCTGTTGAATGACTTCCAGCTCGGTTGGAACTGATCTGAGGCAGCTGGCCCACCAGGCTTGCTAGGAAAGAGTTAATGCAAAAACCCGTCATTCCTGGTTGTTGTTCAGAAAAATGGTTGGTGTGAAATCCTACATTTCTGGTAGCTGTCCAGAAACAGGGTTGGTGAATCCTCTATTTTGTCTGTTGGCACTCATTTTTGACAAGTTCAGCCACCTTTTTATCTTCCAGCTGGCTTCATTCTACTTGAATATTTTACCTGTTTTGCATCAATCAAATTACATACCTTGTTCCATATCACAAATCAGCGGTCTCGGACCCCTGTTGCCCAAAGGAAATTGGAGTAAATCCAGATTGATCGACAAGAGAAATTGAGAGAAAACGTTTTGAAGGACAGAACAAAGaagtttgcattttatgaacATTTAAAGAAACAAGGAAAGGAATCCGGTTGTCAGACACAATGACCTATCAATCTGATTAAAATGTTAAAGGCAAGAGTTAGAGGCACACGTCCATATGCGAAACAAGCGTTGACTGGAGTAGTCAAGTTTCTCAGTGAGATtagtaaacagacagacattccaGGCGCCATGGGGTTCTCTTACTAATTGccctgtttttcctttccttccttTCAATAGACTACTACTATTCATAAAACATCCAAATCGAGAGAGATGAATTAAGAAGTAGCAGAGGATTTCTTACTATTTAATGTTTCTTGTTACTACGGTCACTTCAATTTGGAGAAAatgagctgggggggggggtagttagaaaaacaacaaacaaccaaCTTATCAAATAACAAATTGACAGTTTTGGGTCATGGGAAAACCAGACATGGTCATTATGGCAATAATTCCATCTAATCTAGAGAGCATGATGAAGGTTTAACCAATTAATAATACCAACACAGCCTGGGCAGACCTATACTATGTGCACAACAATGGAAATGTAAAGGTTGATCTGTGATTGAGATCACCTGTACAGGCCGAAAGATGACCtctggtgccgtgacccggttCCTCCTGGCAGCTTCTCTCAGTATGACCTCagcctcctccactctcccttgAGAGAGCAGCCATCTGGGAGACTCTGGGATGAACCTGCGACATCATAAAACAGTGTCAGGTACGGGTCCTATCAAATACATCCTGTTCCTATGTGATACACAGCATCATTGTTGCTGTGAATTTCAAGCCAAACATGTTTGTCATTACAATGAGTGACATGGATCTGGAAAGGATGCACAGACTGACCCTTGTGCTATTTCTTATGTAAGTAATGCAACTGGATGAGCTTTAGGATGGTTCTCCTTGAGAATGGCAGCATTCtgttacatgcacacacacacacacgcacatacacacacatgtaccaCCAGAAAGGAATATAGAAGAGCCCGGGCAGGGTGAGGGCCAGCAGCAACATCCTCCAGTCTCTGATGAAGAAGGCCACCCCTGGGAGGGCCATGTAGCCGATGGTGTAGAACATACACACCCCAAGGGTGGAGTAAATGATTCGTATGGATGGAGATAATATTTCAGTTCCTGTAAATGACAGgaattatataaatgtacaaacatttaaacagcGCATCTGGATAATATTCAGACATTGTCAACAATAACAACAGCAGGCAAATGTGTAATGCATGGAATGGGtgaatgaattaatgaatgaataaattcaAAAATGATAAAAGAAGATTGGTGAAAAAGTAAAATACCTAGGACAAATGCAGCCACATAATTAGAGATTTGTCCCATCCCAACAACAAAGAATAAGACACAGAATACAAGCCATGATGGAGAGAAGACCTGGAGGAAGGTGGACAGTGTCTGGATTCCCATAGTGgcaaataaaactattttccTCCCAAACCTGAAGGAATAAAAATTGGGTTGAAATCCTCAGCAATGCTTAGAATTATAATTGAATCTCCAAATAAAGCaggaaaatgtaacattttgttaTAGGACACTAACAGTTTTCTGTTGGTATTTCTTAAACATGTACAGGGGGGCGTCAAAATGGGGAACCCAGGACTTCTGAAGGGGCCTTAACTGATTTCTGTGGTAAAATCTATATGAAATAATGtcatacaacaacaacaataataataataataataataataataataatgtgttgtaATGTACTTCAGATGGAAGACATATTGAAACTAACACAATAACAACAGAACTCCTGACATATTTAAACCATATAATGAAGAGTTGTATTTTGGGTGAAAAACGTGAGGGTGTTGGGGGCGgggcaaaatgtatgtaataaatAATGGGAGATAATGAATACACTGTGCATTGTATTTCCTTGGGAAGGAAGCAGCCATTAAACATGGTTTGTTCCAGGTGGCACTGTATTGTCTATTCACAATATTACGCACCACTTTTGACTAGAAAGTAATTTGTGCCCGcatcagaagtagtgcactgtgaagggaatagggtgccaaacAGGGCACAAGCAGGCCATCCGTTACCTGTCAGAGAGCTGACCAGAGAGGAAGGAGCCAGTGAGGACACCACAGAAGAACACGGAGGAGGTCAATGGGTTCTTCCACTTATTAGCACATACCAGGTcccactatacacacacagagagagagaaacacacacacaaacttgaaATACTTTGAGGTCTATCTATGCAAGGATACCTATGGGTACAGGTACTTTAATTAACAACTCCACTGAGCAAGGCTGCCCTTGACTGCTGGCATGGAGCAATATCTCATTAGCTGCTTTGCTCTTCCTTTATGTAGCCCTGCCAATTGAATTCCACATGCTGTCAGCCTGTGAACAAGGCCTAGACTCAACTTCAACATTGAATCTTTGTACTGATAACCAAGGCACACTTAGGTTGCAACAACTAATTCCAGACATTAATTGGATTTTTCCAAAACTCTTAACCTTACCCATGAGTCTATAATACcccttttattaaaaaaatgttattaaaaaaaattgtaatgtgTGAGGACATTCTGGTTCTGACCAGACTGGAATACTAGGTTCAACACAGCCAAGAACTCAGGCGTTGAAGTAGACACATTAattaaggtaaaaaaaatatggactTTAAAAACGAAAGTGCACAGTATAGTTGGTCAATGAACAAACATTAGGCAAACTAATTAAAATAACTAGTAGATTAACTGTTTAGCAGCATCACAGATACAGCTTTTGTTTCTAAACAGTAGACATTTTTAGTCAGGAAATGAAATACTGTTCGTAAACTTCAGCCAAGTCCACTGTGCATCACACGTAGGACGCCGGTTAATTTGAGATCAATAGGCTTTTGTAAACCTAGCTATAAACATACAGAACGCGACCTCGTTTTAAACACAATGTAGTGAATAGGGAATAGCCTATAGTCACATTTCCAAACGTTGACCTGGGAATAGAAAGAGTCACAAATCTGTAGTGAAATACTTCTAATGCACGTGATGTCTTAGTCTACGCTAACATTTGTTTAGTCCAAACTAATCTGTGCCACGATAGTTGACAGTCCGAACAAGGCAATGCAACACATTTCGTTGCAACGTTGTTTTACTcgcattaataaataaatatgtttgtaaCACCGACCACTAGTAAGGTCTTGtatccagaaaacacaaatcaaacacGCTGTGACCGACGCAACATGTGCACCACCACTAGCATACCTCAGATACAATAGTGGTAATGTATGTCCCCCGATCGTATTCCCAGCCATCCAAACAGGTCTCTTGCTGTATTTCGGAAACGTTCACATCCACCCCTGGTACATAACCTTTTTCCGATAAACTTTGTATCACATCGAGTTTATATCTGGAGCATTTGCTTAGCACAGTAGTCTCGCCCTCCTTATCCAAAGGAATACTATTACCTCTCCATTCCGCAGTAATGTTCGCATTTGCGGGGATAAGACAGTGGTGGGACGGTGTATCACCGATAAACACAATAGAAAGACCTGTAAACCCGTTGGGGATAATACTAATGCACAAGAAGAAAAACACCATCTTTTGGAAAGTTCCCCATTCTCCAAGAAAGGCAGTGTTATCCTCATAGTCAGTCTCCATTATAAAGAATGGAGGTGCTTTACAGCTATGGCCCAGCAGAGAACGACTCGTCCTTTATAGTGAGAGAAAATCGGGGTTGGACTACCTCTGTGAATGGGTTCAAATGCCCGGCGGCCCCTTGAATAATTGTTTAAATTTAGCAGTTCTGCAACAATTGTTTTCTCACGCTGGATCACGCTGTCACTTTGATTTTGTACCAAATAAATCCATTATCGAGGAGAGTATGTTAGTGGGACTAATGCTACAATAAACACCATTTGCATGcgggaagtattcagacccctcgATTTCTACACAATCTGTGGTGTTATAGACCTCATTTGTAATTTATGACATatatttgccatcaatctacacaaccCCACATAATGACTAAAGGAAAACAACTTTTTTGACAACTGTGTGAGAATTTATTGAAAAGGAATAACTGAAATATCTTATGTACATTAGTATTCAAACCCTTTGGCATGACACTAGAAATTGAGCTTGGTTGCATCCTGTGCTCTTTAATAATCTTCCTTGAGATATCTCTACAaattgattggagtccacctgtggcaaattcaattcaTTGATGATTTACAGGCGCACCTGTAAGGTCCCACAATTCACAGTGCAAAAACTAAGCCCCCCAGTGCAAGGGAATCCTGGTAGACCTCCAAGCTAAACTATCcctttgggggccctaagcaaaattagatttttggGCCCCCTCATCCCTACTGGTCCACGGCTCACTAGCAGACCGTGGCCCCCTAGAAGTTAGGGGCCCTAAGCTTATGCGTAGGGCCGGCCCTGTTGGGGCATAAATCTGGAGAAGGTCATCCAGAATGTTGCTATAGCACTGAAGATTCACACGAAACACTGTGGCCTCCATCACTGAAAAATTTAAGAATTTTGGAGCTAGCCATCCAGCCAAactatttgttaaaaaggtttgaaatatccaatgaatttcgtttcacttcataattgtgtcccacttggtgttgattcttcacaaaaaattacagttttatatctttatgtttgaagcctgaaatgtggcaaaaggtcgaaaagttcaagggggacgaatactttcgcaaggcactgtatgtatccgagcaagaagggccttggtcaggcaGGTGACTatgaacccaatggccactttAATAGAGATTTAAAGTTTCTCTGCAGGGGGaaagaacctgccagaaggacaattACACTACTCAATAAAATTAAGGTAACATGTAATTATCACTgtataacaccaaatcaattaaacttcagggatatcaatctgtccagttaagaagTATAAGCGATTgcgaatcaatgtcacctgttttggtgcaaatgaaagtgacaacaggtacacaggagaggcaacaacaagataacccccaaaaagggaatggttttgcaggtggtggccacagacaagtgctctctccttatccttcctgactgattcttctcaagTTCTGCGTTTTgcttgtgtccttgtcactacaggtggcatgaggcggtacctgcagcccattcagtttgcacaggcagtccagctcctccaggatggcacatccatagaTGCTGTCACAAGAATGTTTGCTGTGtcacccagtacagtctcaagagcatggaggagacactaggagacgggccgttacatgaggagagctagACAGAGCCGTAGAAGGTTGAATGAGGGaccaacatcctctagtgggacctttactcacagcccagcaccatgcagcttgattggcattcaccagagaataCTAGAATTGGCAAGTCCACAATTGaggccccattctcttcacagatgagagcaggttcacactgagcacatgtgacagacaggcttggaatttcgtcattttaggggcaaggccatttggccttcggtttcacaaaaatgtgtagagcacaaaggccacatgccagggcaaaaaggccattgagtgaagtaagaggatttggagcttgcTTAGCAACTTGACTGGTTgataggaaaaaaaacatgcatggcataaaaacatacattattcacttttttattatcatattttgaataataacttattataactgatgtttatttccacataaaaagttaaattgtcacattttaatccttgaaattacatctactcaccctcaacatttttataaattctggaatctgtttcatttcagaagttttagttGGGAGTGTTCACATGATGACAAAAACTGGCTAcggtattgacagttaagtaacgttaaggctagctagccagaggcataacattacctcagttacccaaaaATAAACCGCGATATACAGTATGCTTCAACATCACAATCACATGCGCGAATGAgtacgacctaaataaacaaaaatacagactttTCTGTACGTGGAGCATGTAATTCTTGTTTTCTAATATTTCCCCACAAATGCTGCCATGTCGAGTAATGTCAAAGGTAACGTCACTTCTCTGAGTTTTCAAAAAgcgttcaggtgtattctcccactcggaGGTCAGATCTTTCCCACCTCCCAGTTACTCATGAacacaccttccaaaacagagaggtttgattcaggcAATCACTAATTatcgataactagctagcttgcttacttGCATGAAGtctgttcttgtggttgttctcaatggcaaactacaaacaaaccTTCATgcaggggcacaaaggccatagTGGCTGTAGGGCATACAATGATTTTCGGGGCAACGACGGCCATTGCCATCGTGGCCGCCATGAAAATCTAACGCtggtgacagacatgaaagagtctggagaagctgccgtgaatgttatgctgcctgcagcATCATctagcatgaccggtttggcggtgggtcagtgatggtctggggaggcatatccttggagggtcacacagacctccacgtgctagtcaacggtaccctgactgctgttaggtactgagataaaatcctcagacccatcatcggACCTttcgctggtgcagtgggccctgggttctttctggtgcaggacaatgcccgacCTCATgaggccagagtgtgtaggcagttcctggatgaaggcattgatgccattgaatGGCCCTctcattccccagacctgaattcaattgagaacctctgggacattatgtatcggtgcatctgacaccgccaagtagcgtTACAGACTGTCCAGGTGCTCACTGATAACCTAATCCAGGTTTGGGAGGAGATTGTGCAGGACATCATTCACcttctcatcaggagcatgcccagacattgtcgggagtgtaTACAGGCACGAGGGTGCCATacacactaatgagtcacattatgagtttccGCGATGAAATTTACACAAGTTGGGACAggctgtgatttcaattgtttactaggattttcggtgtgagtttgaatacagccctcaattggttggtgatttggtttccattgactgttgttacatcactttgttctcaactaattacgtaatgtacagtaaagattttgatcttgaatgtattttgctcattgagacccgatgtgtgatttaagtgttcc
This genomic window from Esox lucius isolate fEsoLuc1 chromosome 7, fEsoLuc1.pri, whole genome shotgun sequence contains:
- the slc22a21 gene encoding solute carrier family 22 member 5 isoform X4; translation: MGIQTLSTFLQVFSPSWLVFCVLFFVVGMGQISNYVAAFVLGTEILSPSIRIIYSTLGVCMFYTIGYMALPGVAFFIRDWRMLLLALTLPGLFYIPFWWYMCVFIPESPRWLLSQGRVEEAEVILREAARRNRVTAPEVIFRPVQTEQKSTQLEAHSICDLLKSSNIRWVSITLWLVWAILSIGYFALSLNTSNLAGSSYLNCFLSAATEVPAYTMAWLMFRYCPRRRSLFFTLILGGLVLLLVNLIPPKLSSVSIALEMLGKFGVTAAFSIVYAYTAELYPTVVRNTAVGACSMASRVGSISAPYFIYLGGYSKSLPYILMGSLTALSGLLSLLLPETHGMPLPDTIAHMQTIPGLKKRPEDEPSQFTGQEECVTDVL
- the slc22a21 gene encoding solute carrier family 22 member 5 isoform X1 — encoded protein: METDYEDNTAFLGEWGTFQKMVFFFLCISIIPNGFTGLSIVFIGDTPSHHCLIPANANITAEWRGNSIPLDKEGETTVLSKCSRYKLDVIQSLSEKGYVPGVDVNVSEIQQETCLDGWEYDRGTYITTIVSEWDLVCANKWKNPLTSSVFFCGVLTGSFLSGQLSDRFGRKIVLFATMGIQTLSTFLQVFSPSWLVFCVLFFVVGMGQISNYVAAFVLGTEILSPSIRIIYSTLGVCMFYTIGYMALPGVAFFIRDWRMLLLALTLPGLFYIPFWWYMCVFIPESPRWLLSQGRVEEAEVILREAARRNRVTAPEVIFRPVQTEQKSTQLEAHSICDLLKSSNIRWVSITLWLVWAILSIGYFALSLNTSNLAGSSYLNCFLSAATEVPAYTMAWLMFRYCPRRRSLFFTLILGGLVLLLVNLIPPKLSSVSIALEMLGKFGVTAAFSIVYAYTAELYPTVVRNTAVGACSMASRVGSISAPYFIYLGGYSKSLPYILMGSLTALSGLLSLLLPETHGMPLPDTIAHMQTIPGLKKRPEDEPSQFTGQEECVTDVL
- the slc22a21 gene encoding solute carrier family 22 member 5 isoform X2 → METDYEDNTAFLGEWGTFQKMVFFFLCISIIPNGFTGLSIVFIGDTPSHHCLIPANANITAEWRGNSIPLDKEGETTVLSKCSRYKLDVIQSLSEKGYVPGVDVNVSEIQQETCLDGWEYDRGTYITTIVSEWDLVCANKWKNPLTSSVFFCGVLTGSFLSGQLSDRFGRKIVLFATMGIQTLSTFLQVFSPSWLVFCVLFFVVGMGQISNYVAAFVLGTEILSPSIRIIYSTLGVCMFYTIGYMALPGVAFFIRDWRMLLLALTLPGLFYIPFWWFIPESPRWLLSQGRVEEAEVILREAARRNRVTAPEVIFRPVQTEQKSTQLEAHSICDLLKSSNIRWVSITLWLVWAILSIGYFALSLNTSNLAGSSYLNCFLSAATEVPAYTMAWLMFRYCPRRRSLFFTLILGGLVLLLVNLIPPKLSSVSIALEMLGKFGVTAAFSIVYAYTAELYPTVVRNTAVGACSMASRVGSISAPYFIYLGGYSKSLPYILMGSLTALSGLLSLLLPETHGMPLPDTIAHMQTIPGLKKRPEDEPSQFTGQEECVTDVL
- the slc22a21 gene encoding solute carrier family 22 member 5 isoform X3 → MRTLLRNGEWDLVCANKWKNPLTSSVFFCGVLTGSFLSGQLSDRFGRKIVLFATMGIQTLSTFLQVFSPSWLVFCVLFFVVGMGQISNYVAAFVLGTEILSPSIRIIYSTLGVCMFYTIGYMALPGVAFFIRDWRMLLLALTLPGLFYIPFWWYMCVFIPESPRWLLSQGRVEEAEVILREAARRNRVTAPEVIFRPVQTEQKSTQLEAHSICDLLKSSNIRWVSITLWLVWAILSIGYFALSLNTSNLAGSSYLNCFLSAATEVPAYTMAWLMFRYCPRRRSLFFTLILGGLVLLLVNLIPPKLSSVSIALEMLGKFGVTAAFSIVYAYTAELYPTVVRNTAVGACSMASRVGSISAPYFIYLGGYSKSLPYILMGSLTALSGLLSLLLPETHGMPLPDTIAHMQTIPGLKKRPEDEPSQFTGQEECVTDVL